The following proteins come from a genomic window of Tepidiforma thermophila:
- a CDS encoding PQQ-dependent sugar dehydrogenase → MVRAPSLGILPFVIWLIVVACDGTAGAPAPGPAPSATAQAPAAAPSPAPTPAPLPPLPGIVVERVAGGLQRPTFVTGAGDGSGRLFVLEKRGTIRIVRDGAVLPEPFLDIRSRVTSSGNEQGLLGLAFHPRFAENGRFFVYYTAADGGANTLAEFRVSSTDPDRADPASARVLLAIPDRYSNHNGGMLAFGPDGYLYIALGDGGGAGDPLRAGQDLANPLGAILRIDVDAPPASGLAYAIPPDNPFLGREGARPEIWAYGLRNPWRFSFDRQTGDLWIADVGQNAREEVNFQPAGSPGGQNYGWSIMEGTNCYRPASGCDRTGLTLPVFEYTHSDGCSITGGYVYRGAAFPALRGAYLAADYCTGAAWAIRRQGETFRADRLPDFPTGISSFGEDDAGELYIVRDQPGTLERLVVR, encoded by the coding sequence ATGGTGCGAGCACCCTCCCTCGGCATCCTCCCCTTCGTCATCTGGCTCATCGTGGTCGCCTGCGACGGCACCGCCGGCGCCCCCGCACCCGGCCCCGCACCTTCGGCGACCGCGCAGGCGCCCGCCGCCGCCCCATCCCCCGCCCCAACCCCGGCGCCCCTTCCCCCGCTCCCCGGGATCGTCGTCGAACGCGTCGCCGGCGGCCTCCAGCGCCCTACCTTCGTCACCGGCGCCGGCGACGGCTCCGGCCGCCTCTTCGTCCTCGAAAAACGCGGCACCATCCGCATCGTCCGCGACGGCGCTGTCCTGCCCGAGCCCTTCCTCGATATCCGCTCCCGTGTCACCTCCAGCGGCAACGAACAGGGGCTCCTCGGTCTCGCCTTCCACCCCCGCTTCGCCGAGAACGGCCGCTTCTTCGTCTACTACACCGCCGCAGACGGCGGGGCCAACACCCTCGCCGAATTCCGCGTCTCCAGCACCGACCCGGACCGCGCCGACCCCGCCTCCGCCCGAGTCCTTCTCGCCATCCCCGACCGGTACAGCAACCATAACGGCGGCATGCTCGCCTTCGGCCCCGACGGTTACCTCTACATCGCCCTCGGCGACGGCGGCGGCGCCGGCGACCCCCTCCGCGCCGGGCAGGACCTCGCCAACCCCCTCGGCGCCATCCTCCGCATCGATGTCGATGCCCCGCCCGCGTCCGGCCTCGCCTACGCCATCCCGCCGGACAATCCGTTCCTCGGCCGCGAGGGCGCCCGCCCCGAAATCTGGGCCTACGGCCTGCGCAACCCCTGGCGCTTCAGCTTCGACCGCCAAACCGGCGACCTCTGGATCGCCGACGTCGGCCAGAACGCCCGCGAAGAGGTCAACTTCCAGCCGGCCGGCTCCCCCGGCGGCCAGAACTACGGCTGGAGCATCATGGAAGGCACGAACTGCTACCGCCCCGCCAGCGGCTGCGACCGCACCGGCCTCACCCTCCCCGTCTTCGAGTACACCCACAGCGACGGCTGCTCCATCACCGGCGGCTACGTCTACCGCGGCGCCGCCTTCCCGGCCCTCCGCGGCGCCTACCTCGCCGCCGACTACTGCACCGGCGCCGCCTGGGCTATCCGCCGCCAGGGCGAAACCTTCCGCGCCGACCGCCTGCCCGACTTCCCGACCGGCATCTCCTCCTTCGGCGAAGACGACGCCGGTGAGCTCTACATCGTCCGCGACCAGCCCGGCACCCTCGAGCGCCTCGTCGTCCGCTGA
- a CDS encoding LLM class F420-dependent oxidoreductase — translation MKLGLYLGYSGAKLDLPVDTVLEAERLGWDSVWTAEAYGSDAVTPLAYLAALTKRIKLGTAIMQIPARTPAMTAMTAMTLDALSGGRMLVGLGLSGPQVVEGWHGQPYGHPQARLREYVAILRKIWAREEPVEFHGKEYNLPYTGPGATGLGKPLKSILHGRNMPIYLATLGPNNIRLTAEIADGWIPAFFSPYRMDVFRPDLEAGFARAGNGKSMKDFDIVATCSVIITDDVKAGLAATKPGIALYVGGMGARQKNFYNELMQRYGYTEAAARVQELYLAGRKAEAEAAVPDELADEMALVGPVERIRERYKAWEDAGVGTLLIGTRDSRVLQLMAELTGALANAG, via the coding sequence ATGAAGCTCGGCCTCTACCTCGGCTACTCCGGCGCGAAGCTGGACCTGCCCGTCGATACCGTCCTCGAAGCCGAACGGCTCGGCTGGGATTCCGTCTGGACCGCCGAAGCCTACGGCTCCGATGCCGTCACCCCGCTCGCCTACCTCGCCGCCCTGACGAAGCGCATCAAACTCGGCACCGCCATCATGCAGATCCCGGCCCGCACCCCGGCGATGACGGCCATGACCGCCATGACCCTCGATGCCCTCAGCGGCGGCCGCATGCTCGTCGGCCTCGGCCTCAGCGGCCCCCAGGTCGTCGAAGGCTGGCACGGCCAGCCCTACGGCCACCCGCAGGCCCGCCTCCGCGAATACGTCGCCATCCTTCGCAAAATCTGGGCCCGCGAGGAGCCGGTCGAGTTCCACGGCAAGGAATACAACCTCCCCTACACCGGCCCCGGCGCCACCGGCCTCGGCAAACCGCTCAAGAGCATCCTCCACGGGCGCAACATGCCCATCTACCTCGCCACCCTCGGCCCCAACAACATCCGACTCACCGCCGAGATCGCCGACGGCTGGATTCCTGCCTTCTTCTCCCCCTACCGCATGGACGTCTTCCGGCCCGACCTCGAGGCCGGCTTCGCCCGCGCCGGCAACGGCAAGTCGATGAAAGATTTCGACATCGTCGCCACCTGCAGCGTCATCATCACCGACGACGTCAAGGCCGGCCTCGCCGCCACCAAGCCCGGCATCGCCCTCTACGTCGGCGGCATGGGCGCCCGCCAGAAGAACTTCTACAACGAACTGATGCAGCGCTACGGCTACACCGAGGCCGCAGCCCGCGTGCAGGAGCTCTACCTCGCCGGCCGCAAGGCCGAAGCCGAGGCCGCCGTACCCGACGAGCTCGCCGATGAAATGGCCCTCGTCGGCCCCGTCGAGCGCATCCGCGAGCGGTACAAAGCCTGGGAGGATGCCGGCGTCGGCACCCTCCTCATCGGCACCCGCGACAGCCGCGTCCTCCAGCTCATGGCCGAGCTCACCGGCGCGCTCGCGAACGCCGGCTAA
- a CDS encoding alpha/beta fold hydrolase: MTTQPALHGEDGYLTIHGLRHHYIRWGSVDNEPLVLLHGLMNNARYWEHIAERFVDRWCVYAPDLRGHGESEHAPGGYLVWAFAMDLRGFVEEMDLEAFDLVAHSIGSRIAMAYARDHSHRIKHLVLADMGPQMADQGARGIRRSTGEAQKAPGFATEAEAIEHFARLYPGRDRDFLLRQVYASLQLDEESGNLVFRFDPAIHQATGRGAIAEIPYLWESLEHITCPTLVIRAEKSKILSPEIAEEMVRRLPNGRLVEIPDAGHQVPLHQPEAFSRVVREFLES; encoded by the coding sequence GTGACCACCCAACCGGCCCTCCACGGCGAAGACGGCTACCTCACCATCCACGGCCTCCGGCACCACTACATCCGCTGGGGCAGCGTCGACAATGAGCCCCTCGTCCTCCTCCATGGGCTCATGAACAACGCCCGCTACTGGGAGCACATCGCCGAGCGGTTCGTCGACCGCTGGTGCGTCTACGCCCCCGACCTCCGCGGCCACGGCGAAAGCGAGCACGCCCCCGGCGGTTACCTCGTCTGGGCCTTCGCCATGGACCTCCGCGGCTTCGTCGAGGAGATGGACCTCGAAGCCTTCGACCTCGTCGCCCACAGCATCGGCAGCCGCATCGCCATGGCCTACGCCCGCGACCACTCCCATCGCATCAAGCACCTCGTCCTCGCCGATATGGGCCCCCAGATGGCCGACCAGGGCGCCCGCGGCATCCGCCGCAGCACCGGCGAAGCCCAGAAGGCCCCCGGCTTCGCGACCGAGGCCGAAGCGATCGAACACTTCGCCCGCCTCTACCCCGGCCGCGACCGCGACTTCCTCCTCCGCCAGGTCTACGCCTCCCTCCAGCTCGATGAGGAGAGCGGCAACCTCGTCTTCCGCTTCGACCCCGCCATCCACCAGGCTACCGGCCGCGGCGCCATCGCCGAAATCCCCTACCTCTGGGAGAGCCTCGAGCACATCACCTGCCCCACCCTCGTCATCCGCGCCGAAAAGAGCAAAATCCTCTCGCCCGAGATCGCGGAGGAGATGGTCCGGCGCCTCCCCAACGGCCGCCTCGTCGAGATCCCCGATGCCGGGCACCAGGTGCCGCTCCACCAGCCCGAGGCCTTCAGCCGCGTTGTCCGCGAGTTTCTCGAGTCCTGA
- a CDS encoding M23 family metallopeptidase codes for MGYRAGLAGRLALAALAGAAVLAGAACSAGADGTPEVTVRMVTPAGPAPTPTLPPGVSPTPLVPPELVVSTLEVYQAGAVLVSVTGDVIGGQVEFLGRKYPLTKGSQSQYTFVPVDTEDPPGEHALLVDVRMPNGTRGTLQATVRVLPTEWTVDYLEFTPEQTAALLDPQVVAEEQALLKSIYVKVTPQKLWSGPWLIPAQGALTARFGEQRSVNGSAPSGHHGGTDIGAPEGTPVVATNSGVVVLARELRVRGNMVVIDHGGGLYSGYAHLSSIAVAEGDRVEAGQLIGAVGNTGLSTGAHLHWEMAAHGILLDALRFTDGTNGF; via the coding sequence ATGGGGTACCGGGCGGGGCTGGCTGGCCGGTTGGCGCTGGCGGCGCTGGCGGGGGCAGCGGTGCTGGCGGGGGCGGCGTGCTCGGCGGGCGCGGACGGGACGCCCGAGGTGACGGTGCGGATGGTGACGCCGGCCGGGCCCGCGCCGACGCCGACGCTGCCGCCGGGGGTTTCGCCGACGCCGCTCGTGCCGCCGGAGCTGGTCGTCTCGACGCTGGAGGTGTACCAGGCGGGGGCGGTGCTGGTCTCGGTGACGGGGGACGTCATCGGCGGGCAGGTGGAGTTTCTCGGGCGGAAGTACCCGCTGACGAAGGGGAGCCAGAGCCAGTACACGTTCGTGCCGGTGGATACGGAGGACCCGCCGGGCGAGCACGCGCTGCTGGTGGACGTGCGGATGCCGAACGGGACGCGGGGCACGCTGCAGGCGACGGTCAGGGTGCTGCCGACGGAGTGGACGGTGGACTACCTCGAATTCACGCCCGAGCAGACGGCGGCGCTGCTCGACCCGCAGGTGGTCGCGGAGGAACAGGCGCTCCTGAAGAGCATCTACGTGAAGGTGACGCCGCAGAAGCTGTGGTCGGGGCCGTGGCTCATCCCGGCGCAGGGTGCGCTGACGGCGCGGTTCGGGGAGCAGCGGTCGGTGAACGGCTCTGCGCCGAGCGGGCACCACGGGGGGACGGACATCGGTGCGCCGGAGGGGACGCCGGTGGTGGCGACGAACTCGGGCGTGGTGGTGCTGGCCCGGGAGCTTCGGGTGCGGGGAAACATGGTGGTCATCGACCACGGCGGGGGGCTGTACTCGGGGTACGCGCACCTGAGCAGCATCGCGGTGGCGGAGGGCGACCGGGTTGAGGCGGGGCAGCTCATCGGCGCGGTCGGGAACACCGGGCTCTCGACCGGGGCGCACCTCCACTGGGAGATGGCGGCGCACGGCATCCTGCTGGATGCGCTCCGGTTCACCGACGGGACGAACGGGTTCTAG
- a CDS encoding ABC1 kinase family protein has product MFETVRRLRRSARVARTGARIYLGYKRTQRRARKLPPAAAEAAWTARHEEFAELLYRLATDLRGLYIKSGQFLGTRTDLLPEPYTRSLSRLQDAVPPHPFPVVRRTIEEQFGAALEDLFAAFDPEPLASASLAQVHRARLPDGRDVVVKVQYPEVAGLVRLDVRNLKALVGIVARLEPNFDYRTVVNEIASQVPMELDFEREAEMTRRVRANLAHLPGVVVPAVVDGYVRPKVLVTEYVEGVRLLDAERRDAHAPDRAALAAAITNAYGHQIMVDGLFQADPHPGNILVLPGGRVALLDFGLTKELPDAARRGFARLVLGTANRDPGEILAAFRELGVRVRNEEPGALLATLAILFEPRPIDAPRAELRERNRALRSNPVEQIPGDLVLLGRVIGLLRGVCASLGTPLSPMQMLRPYAERALAR; this is encoded by the coding sequence ATGTTCGAAACCGTACGGCGGCTGCGGCGGTCGGCGCGGGTGGCGCGGACCGGGGCCCGCATCTACCTCGGCTACAAGCGGACCCAGCGGCGTGCGCGGAAGCTGCCGCCGGCCGCGGCAGAGGCGGCATGGACGGCGCGGCACGAAGAGTTCGCGGAGCTGCTGTACCGGCTGGCGACGGACCTGCGGGGCCTGTACATCAAGTCGGGGCAGTTCCTGGGCACGCGGACGGACCTGCTGCCCGAGCCGTACACGCGCTCGCTTTCTCGGCTGCAGGATGCGGTGCCGCCGCACCCGTTTCCGGTGGTTCGACGCACGATCGAGGAGCAGTTCGGGGCCGCGCTCGAGGACCTGTTCGCGGCGTTCGACCCGGAGCCGCTCGCCTCGGCATCGCTGGCGCAGGTGCACCGTGCGCGGCTGCCCGACGGACGGGATGTGGTGGTGAAGGTGCAGTACCCGGAGGTGGCGGGGCTGGTCCGGCTCGATGTGCGGAACCTGAAGGCGCTGGTCGGTATCGTTGCGCGGCTGGAGCCGAACTTCGACTACCGGACGGTGGTGAACGAAATCGCCAGCCAGGTGCCGATGGAGCTGGACTTCGAGCGGGAGGCGGAGATGACACGGCGGGTGCGGGCGAACCTGGCGCATCTGCCGGGCGTTGTCGTCCCGGCGGTGGTCGACGGGTACGTGCGGCCGAAGGTGCTGGTCACGGAGTACGTGGAGGGCGTGCGGCTGCTGGATGCGGAGCGGCGGGATGCGCACGCGCCCGACCGTGCGGCGCTCGCGGCGGCGATCACGAATGCGTACGGCCACCAGATTATGGTCGACGGGCTGTTCCAGGCGGACCCGCACCCGGGGAACATCCTGGTGCTGCCGGGCGGGAGGGTCGCGCTGCTGGACTTCGGGCTGACGAAGGAGCTCCCGGACGCGGCCCGGCGCGGCTTTGCGCGGCTGGTGCTCGGGACGGCAAACCGCGACCCGGGGGAGATTCTTGCGGCGTTCCGGGAGCTCGGCGTGCGGGTGCGGAACGAGGAGCCGGGGGCGCTGCTGGCGACGCTGGCGATCCTGTTCGAGCCGCGGCCGATCGATGCGCCGCGGGCCGAGCTGCGGGAGCGGAACCGGGCGCTGCGGTCGAACCCGGTGGAGCAGATTCCGGGCGACCTGGTGCTGCTGGGGCGGGTCATCGGGCTGCTTCGGGGCGTCTGCGCGAGCCTGGGCACGCCGCTCTCGCCGATGCAGATGCTGCGCCCGTATGCGGAGCGGGCCCTGGCGCGCTGA